CTATGCCGACACGATCTACGCCGAGATCGACCTCGGCCCCGCCGGCGCGATTCCGATCGATGCCGAGGCCGACGAACGCGCAGTCATGTTGGTCGGCGGTGAGGCGAGCATCGACGGGTATCCGCTCGAACTCTACGCCCTCACCGTGCTCAAGCCGGGCGAGCCGATGACGCTCAGCTCGGCTCACGGCGGCAAAATTATGCTGCTCGGCGGCGAGGCCTTCAAGACCCACCGCTACGTCTACTGGAACTTCGTCAGCTCCAGCCGCGACCGGATCGAGCAGGCAAAAGAGGACTGGACCTCAGGCCGCTTCCCGCTGGTGCCAGGCGACGATCACGAATTCATCCCCTTGCCTGAAAAGCCGAAGACGGTCAGCTATCCCTGAGGCGGCCAACAGGGGAGGCTACTATCAGCGAGGGTCACGGCGTTCGGGAGTCGAGCAGGCATAGGACGCTTCTGCGCGACCAGAGCGGCCACGCGCCGGTCAGCTATCTCGAACTTTTCTTCGATCTCGTCTTCGTCTTCGCGCTGACGCAGATCTCGCACCTCATCCTCGAAACGATGAGCTGGCAGGGGTTGGCCGAAGCCGCGGTCGCTTTCTCCGCCGTCTGGCTGGCATGGATCTACACCACCTGGGCCGCCAACTGGGCCGAACCCGACCGGCTGCCGGTGCGGATCATGCTGATCTGCGTAATGCTGGCGAGCCTGATCATGGCCGTCGTCCTGCCCCACGCGTTCGAGGACGGCGGGCTGGTCTTCGCATTGAGCTATGTCGCCATCCAGGTCGGCCGCACGCTGTTCATGGTCTATGTCATGCACCGTTCGGAGGGCGGCAACACCCGCAACATGCTCCGCATTGCGATCTGGTTCATGACCTCGGCCGTGATCTGGATCGCGGGGGCCTTGCTGGCCGAAGGCTGGGACCGCCTCTGGTGGTGGCTCGCCGCGTTGGCGATCGAATATGCCGGCCCCTTCGCCCTCTTCCGCGTGCCGTTCCTCGGCCGCTCGACTCTCGAGGACTGGAGCATCTCCGGCCACCACCTGGCCGAACGCTGCGCGCTGTTCATCATAATCGCGCTCGGCGAAGGGATAGTCGTGACCGGCGGCACGTTCGCGGAGCAGGAGTTCACCGCGACCAACCTCACGGCGTTCCTGATCGCATTCTCCGGCTCGGTGCTGATGTGGTGGATCTACTTCGACACCGGCGCCCGCCGTGGCTCGGACCTGATCGAGCATCATTCGCAGCCCGGACGCGTCGCGCGTGACGCCTACACCTACCTGCACATGCCCATCGTCATCGGCATGATCGGCGGAGCGGTGGCCGACGAGATGCTGCTGGCCCATCCCGATCACCACGCCAGCCGAGCGCTGGTCGCCTTCACGTGTGGCGGTCTGTCGCTCTACCTGTTGGGGGTCGGCCAGTTCAAAAAGGGCTCCAGCCTTCACCTGAGGTTTCCCTTGTCGCATCTCGCCGGTCTCAGCCTGTTCGGATGGCTGGCCATCTATGCATGGCTGGTCCACGTGCCCGCGCTTTTGTTCGGAAGCCTGGGAGTGGCGGTGCTGCTGCTGGTCGCGGTGTGGGAGTGGTTCTCGCTGCACGGCGGCTGGCAAGAGCGCCTCGGACGCTGGGGGAATTAATCGCAAGGCCTCGTTTGCGCTCGATCAAAGCGGGCTAGCCAATTCCCTGCCACCTCAAGAGCAGAACACTGCCCTGGTGGAGGATGACAATGCGAGCCGCTTTCCTGACCCTTGCCCCGATCGCGCTGCTGGGAGCGTGCGGTTCGTCTGCCGATACGGCTTCGGTGCTCGAAACTGTGCGCGCAACCGAGGAAGCCCAATTCCAGGCGATTGCCGCCAAGGACTTGCGCGGCGCCACCCGCAATTACGAAGACCAGGCGATCCTTGTCGCCCACGGCCGCGCGCCTACCGTCGGGGCAGCGGCGATCGGGACTTCCTACGAGAGCCTGCTGGCCGATCCCAACCTCAAGATCGAAATCACGCCGGGCAAGGCCTGGGCAGCTTCGAGCGGCGACCTGGTGGTCACCACCCACACGGCGCGTGTGACGACCACTGACCCCGCGACCGGCAAACCGGCTACATCCGCGACTACCAACCAGACGGTGTGGCGCAGGGACGCGGGCGATCCGTGGAAGATCGCCGCCGACTACCAGATGCCGGTTACAGAAGCTGACGAGGCGGCCTGACGCTAGGTCCTCCTCGGAACGGGGAGGGGGACCGCCGACGAAGTCGGGGGTGGAGGGGCACGCGCGAGTATTCCTGACTTTGCGGTGTTGAGTAGATCGAGGGTGCCCCTCCACCATCCTTCGGATGGTTCCCCTCCCCGTCCCGGGGAGGACTACGTCAGCCCAACCATTCCACCCAGGCCCCGTGGGGATGGGCTTCGGCGAGCATCACTGCGTCCTCACCGCCGGGCCAATACCGCACCGTCAACTCATGGCGGAAAGTCACACGGTTGGTCTCCAGCCTGACCCAGGCGAGCGGCTTTTCGGCGCTCGCCCGCGCCCCCGCCTGCTCCATCGCGACGGAGATCGCATAGCGTGCCGCTTGCGGCAGGTACTGCCACATCACCGAATGGTAGAGCACCCGCGTCACGCCCTCCTGCTGAGGCGCGGCTAGCCGCTCGAGCACGAACTCTTCGGCATCCTTACGCTCTAGCAGCGGCGGCTTTTCGGCGGCGAGCCGAGTGGCGGCTTCGATCCGGCCCATCCGCTCGGTCGCGTCGGGCCAGACGTAGGCCTTGAGCCGCAAAGCCTCCGCCGGATCCGACAAATCGACTGGCGCGACATCGCAACCGCGGATGGAGATGATCTGCACCTCGCCCTGTGGCGCCGGCGGCCCGCGCCATTCGGGCACGATGCGCATCGGCGAGCCCTCGGGACCGGTCTCCGTTCCGCCAAGGTCATAACGATAACGCTCGATCATCGTGTTGACGCCCGCACTGGCGCCGATCTCGTTGAGCTCGAACTTCGGCCCCAACCGCTGCGACAGCCACAGCAACCCACCCATGATACTGGCAGAACGGCCCGCCTCGTTGGTCTGCGGCGGACTGTCGAGCCACGGCACAAGCTTGGCGTCCCACTCCACCGCCACCGCCGCGACCAGTTCATCCACCAGGGCCTGGACAGTGATCTCTCCGGCATAGACCGGTGCCAGCCGTCGGTCCGCACCTGACAGGCTCAGCCAATGCAGGCCCCCCGCTACCCGCAGCGGCATCGCATCCTCCAAGCTCAGGCCCGGCCAGTTGTTCATCCGCCGAGCAAGCTCGGTCGGCGTATCGAGAATGGCCAGCTCGCCGCGGATCACACGGGCTGTATGAGTGGCGCCGGCCTTGGCCGCATGGTCCGCCTGCCAGGCGATCGCCTCGCGCACGTCCGTAATGCCCATGACCCCCGTGACTGCCATCGCCGTTGCCCTTTCCTGCCTCTTTGCCTAGGGCCGCGCCATGACCACTGCCCTCACCTTCGCCGTGCCTAAAGGACGGATCCTCGACGAGGCGTTGCCGGTGATGGCGCGCGCCGGCGTCGTGCCGGAAAGCGCCTTCAACGACAAGGGCAACCGCGCACTCAGTTTCGCGACCGAAGATGGCGCCATGCGGATCATCCGCGTGCGCGCATTCGATGTCGCCACGTTCGTGGCCTTTGGCGCCGCGCATGCCGGGATCGTGGGCTCGGACGTGATCGAAGAGTTCAACTATTCAGAGCTTTACGCGCCCGTCGATCTCGACATCGGCCACTGCCGCCTGTCGGTGGCTGAGCCGAAGGATGCGAGCGTCTACAGCCCTGGCAACGCCAGCCACCTGCGCGTCGCGACGAAGTACCCGAACCTGACCAGCCGCTGGTTCGAGCGGCAGGGCATCCAGGCCGAGTGCGTCAAGCTCAACGGCGCGATGGAGCTGGCACCTTCCCTCGGACTTTCGCTGCGGATCGTGGACTTGGTGTCGAGCGGTCGCACCCTGGCCGACAACGGCCTGGTCGAAACCGACGTGATCATGCCCGTCTCCGCCCGGCTGATCGTCAATCGCGCCGCGCTCAAGACCGATCCGCGCGTGGCGCAGCTCGTCGAGCGCTTCCGCGCCCTCTCTGAAAGCGAAGCCGCCTGATGCAACGCCTGCTGACCAGCGACCCGCAGTTCGAGCGCAAGTTCGCCCGCCTGGTCGACGACCGGCGCGAGACCGAAAGCGACGTTTCGAGCGTGGTATCGGACATCCTCGACAAAGTCCGCCAGCGCGGTGACGAGGCCGTAGCCGAATACACCGCCCGCTTCGATCGCCACACGCTCGGCGCCGACGACGACTGGCGCATCGGACCCGAAGCTTGCAAGGCGGCCTACGACGCGCTCGAACCCAAGCTCCGCGATGCGCTCGAGCTCGCGGCAGAACGCATCCGCGCCTATCACGTCGACCAGCTTCCGCGTGATCGCGACTTCACCGACGACGCGGGCGTTCGCCTCGGAGCGAAGTGGCGCGCGGTCGACGCTGCGGGCCTCTACGTTCCAGGCGGACGCGCGGCCTACCCGTCCTCGCTGCTGATGAACGCGATCCCGGCCAAGGTCGCGGGCGTGGAGCGTATCGTCGTCGCCACCCCGACCCCGCGGGGCGAGAGCAACCCGCTGGTCCTCGCCGCAGCCCACCTCGTGGGCGTGGACGAAGTTTGGCGCATCGGCGGCGCGCAGGCGATCGGCGCACTCGCCTATGGCACCAAGCGCATCAAGCCGATCGATGTCATCACCGGACCGGGAAACGACTACGTGGCCGAGGCCAAGCGCCAGCTGTTCGGCGTAGTTGGCATAGACATGGTCGCCGGGCCGAGCGAGATCCTGGTGATCGCCGACGGAAGCAACGATCCCGACTGGATCGCCGCCGACTTGTTGAGCCAGGCCGAACACGACCCGTCCTCGCAATCGATCCTGATCACCGACGATGCCAAGTTCGCCGACCAGGTGGCCGACCGTGTCGACGTACAGTGCTCAATGCTCGCCACCGAAGACTGTGCCCGCCAGAGCTGGGACGACAACGGCGTGCTGCTGATCGTGAACGACCTTTCCGAGGCCCCCGCCCTCGCTAACCGCCTGGCCGCCGAACACGTCGAGCTGGCGGTCGACGATCCCGAGGCGTTGTTCGCCGAGCTGCGCCACGCCGGCAGTGTGTTCCTCGGTCGCTACACGCCCGAGGCCGTCGGCGATTATGTCGCCGGCCCGAACCACGTGTTGCCGACCGGCCGCCGCGCGCGCTTTGCCAGTGGGCTTTCGGTGCTCGATTTCATGAAGCGCACCAGCTTCATTTCGATGGACGCCGAGGCGCTCGCCAAAATCGGTCCGGCCGCGATCGCGCTGGCCGAGATGGAAGGCCTTCCCGCCCACGCCAAGTCCGTACAGTTGAGGTTGAAATGAACACCCCCGCCCGCTCCAAGGCCCGCTCGGCCGCCCGGCTTGCCGCCGTCCAGGCGCTGTACCAGCGGCAGATGGAGAACACCCCGCTTGCCCGGCTGCTCGACGAATTCCACCAGCACCGCCTAGGTGCCGAGATCGAGGAAGAGCAGTACATCCAGGCCGAAGTCGAGTTCTTCGACGACCTGGTGAGCGGCGCCATTGCCCGCGAGGAAGAGATCGACACGCTGATTGGCAGCAAACTGGCCGAAGGCTGGTCGGTCCAGCGGCTCGACAAGACCATGCTGCAGATCCTGCGCGTCGGCGCCTACGAACTGCTCGCGCGGGCTGACATCCCAACCGGCGCGGCAATCAGCGAGTACGTCGACGTGGCTCACGCCTTCTTCGACGCGCGCGAGGCCAAGTTCGTCAATGGCGTGCTCGACGCGGTGGCAAAGGTCGCCCGTTGAGCGGCGAGTCCGCTTTCATCGACACACTCCGGGCCCTCGCCCACGATCCCGCCGCACGCAGCTTGCTCGACGATACGGCGGTGCTGCAAGTCGGAACGGAAACGCTGGTCCTGACGCACGACATGATGGTCGAGGGGCGGCACTTCCTCCCCTCGCAATCGCAGGCGGACGTGGCGTGGAAGCTGGTGGCGACCAACCTGTCCGATCTCGCGGCGAAAGGCGCGCAGCCCTTGGGTGTGCTGCTCGGCTATATGCTCGCGCCTAATCAGGCCGATTTTGCCGAGGGCCTCAGCGAAGCGTTGGAACATTTTGGCGTACCGCTGCTGGGGGGTGACACCGTGTCCGGCGGACCTCCGCAGGCACTCGGCCTCACGGCCATCGGCCGGGCGACGCACTCGCCAGTGCCCTCAAGAAGCGGCGCGAAAGTTGGCGACGGGCTCTGGCTAACCGGTCACGTCGGCGCCGCCATGCTCGGTTTCGAGGCGCTGCGGGATGCGACGGGAGAGGACAGCACCGCCTACCGCCGCCCCCTGGCCCGGCTCGCAGAGGGTGAAGCCCTCGCACCACTGGTAACGGCGATGATGGACGTATCCGACGGCCTACTGCTCGACGCCTGGCGCCTGGCCGAGGCGAGCCAGGTCTCGCTTGCCATCGACAGCCGAGCGGTTCCGATTGCCGCCCCCGAAGCCCGCCGTTTGGATGCGCTGCGCTGGGGCGACGATTACGAGCTGTTGTTCACGCTTCCTGACGGCGTCGAGCCGCCTGTGCCGGCGTCGCGTATCGGCGCCATCGAGCCACGAGGGTTCGTGCCGCTGTTCCTCGACGGAGAACCGATCGCCAACCGCGAGGGGCTGGGCTGGGAGCACTGAGCAGCCGAATTGACCGGAACGTCCGCATTGGACGGAAGGCGGACGTAGGGATGAGCTTGCCAATCGACTGACGGCGGAGCAGTTATCCAGGACAGTTCAGCCGGAGGTTCGGCATGAAAATAGCGCAGGCCATGGCCGCCCTTCTATTCACGAGCAGCCTCGCAGTTCACGCCCAGGCGCCAAATGCTCCGGTGCAGACCAATGAGATAGTCGTCCAGATACAGCGCTTGAGCGCGACAGGCCTGCGCGACACTACCTTGGTCATGGAACGTCGCGACTATCGGATCGAGATCGAAATGCGTGCGGACGGCACGTTCCGCAGCTCCTTGAACGGCCTATTCTCGGACCGAGGCAAGTGGCGCGTCGATGGCGAGCGGGTGTGCTTCGATGGAATTTACCGAGAGAGCTATTGCTCCTCAAACCTCGTTGGTAAGCGACCAGGCGATGCTTGGGACGGCGTATCGGGCCTGGATGGACTGCGATACAAAGTGCGTCTGGTTGCCGGGACTTAGTTCCGGGGCGGACGCATGGCGCTTCTGGGAGCGCAGTTGTTGAGGCTGTCGATCTGCTCGGGTCTTCCGAGCGCAGGCCTTGCGGGTTTGCCCCGATGATTTGAACTGAGGGGCGACCGTAGTGTCGGGTGCAAGGAGTTGCGCCATGCCCGATAGACACGCGCCTAAGACCTGCCCTAACGGGCCTAAGTTCGGCAAAGCTGCCGCTTTAGGCGCTGTCCTTGGCCTCACGATGTTGTTGGGCGGTTGCGGGGAAACCGAGCCTGACACCGTGAAGGCCGCGCTAGTCATCTCGGGTGGGCCGATCCTCACCATGGAAGGCGACACTCCCAGCTATGCCGAGGCCGTGCTCGTTCGCGATGGCAAGATTGCCTTCGTGGGCAGTGAGGCTGAGGCGAAGCGCCAAGCCGGCTCCGGAGCTGAGCTAAAGGATCTGGCCGGCAAGGTCATGCTGCCCGGCTTCATCGATCCGCACAGCCACTTCATGGATTCGTTGACGATGTCGGACCGGGTCAATGTTTCGGCCCCGCCGGTTGGTCCGGCCTCGACCCCGGATGAGATTGTCGCGGTGCTCAGGAACCCGCTTTGAGCCAGGGAAAATCAACCCGAACTTCCCAAAGTTGGCGTTGGAGACCTTAAGACCGTAGTGCTCGGTGTGCCATGCAATCGTTGTTAGAAAGTGCCAGGTTAAGTGGCGCGCCTCTACCGGTTGAAGCGTTACGCAATTGGCTTCGAACTCCACCCGACTTATTGGTTCGTCTCGCAGACGATCTGCCTCCTTATCGCGTATCGAGAAGAATAACGGCAGGTCGAACAAAAAAAGAGCGAAACGCCGTTGCGGCGAAAGTTCCTGCCAACGTGGGGCGTCTTTAAAGCGAAGGTACTTTTCGTGCAGCGGCAGGCGATTAATGATAATTGATGCACCGATGGCCAAAAAACTCATCAAACTCATTAGGGCCCACGCGCCGCCGCCGGAACCCAGGAGAATTGTTCGACCAAGCGCGAACAATCCGGTTGCGATTGCTAACATACGCAGGGTAGAAAAAATGATCTGATAAAGCGACATAGGAAGTGGCCTAGCAAACGCTCCGCCATCGGACGATCCCTGTCGAGCGACGACGAGACGCGACGCGGCGTCCGCAATGGCTCGTTTGCCGACAGTCCGCTTTCGCCCCGCCGCAGCTACTCGCTGATTAGGCATCTCGATGAATGTCGGTTACGCTCGGCACGGCTCGACCGGAAGGGCGGCCGGGGGAGATGACGAGATGGGGCGGACTGTGACCTCGGGAGGCCTGGCGGCCTTGCTCCTGCGGCTCCTGTTGGGGTCGCTGTTCATCTCCCACCTCTATTGGAAGCTGATCATTCTACCTAACGGCGTGGCCGGTTGGTGGAGCACGCTTAGCGCCAATGGCTATCCCGATTTCGTGATGGCCTACGTCCTTTCGGCGGAGGTCTTCGGCGCGCTGTTGCTTATACCGGGCGTACTCACCCGCTACGTCGCGCTTTACGCCATGCCGATGATGCTCGGGGCTGCGCACTTCTGGCTGGAGAGGAAGGGCTTCTATTTCACCCAGGCCGGCGCCGAGCTACCGCTTGTGTGGCTGGCGTTGCTTGGCCTGCAAGTCGTCGCAGGTGACGGCAGCCATGCCTTGGTCGCTTCACCGCCTCTGCGCCGCCTGCTCGGGCGCCACGAGGCGGGGCAGGCTGCATGACTGGGCGCCTCGCGCTCTCGGCCTTCGTAGCCGCCTTCGCTGCCGTGTCCGTGTCCGCCCAAGCGGGCTTCACGGCCTTGTTCGATGGCTCGACGCTGGACGGCTGGGCTCCGGTGGGCGGCGCTGAATGGTCTTGCAAGAAGACCTGGTGACCGCCGAGAGGGGAACGATCGGCTTCCTGGTTTCGGACAAAGCCTACCGCGACTTCGAGCTGCGCATCGAATTTTGGGTCAGCCCCGATGCCAATTCGGGCGTGTTCATCCGATGCGCGAGCCGCACCGAGATTTCGGCAGCGACCTGTTACGAGGTCAACATCTTCGATACTCGGGCCCGATCCGACCTACGGCACTGGCGCGATCGTAAACCTCGCCGCGGTCTCGCCGATGCCCAAGGCTGGGGGGCGCTGGAACACCATGGTGATCGTGGCACGAGGCGACACGTTCAGCGTCACCTTGAATGGCGTGAAGACGGTCGATGCCGTGCGGGGCAGCGCGCATGCTGAAGGCCCGTTCGCGCTGCAATATGGCGCCGGGAAGGTCAAATTCAGAACGGTCGAGATCCAGCCCCTGTAAGTGGGCAAAGTGTGGACGCTAGATCCACCGCCCTCGCAGCACCGCGTAAAGTCCCCACGGCGCGCCAATGAGCAGCCCGAAGAAGATCCTGCTTAGCCCGAACGGCGCCTCGACATCCCAGTAGGCCATCGACTGCGCAATCAGCGGAGCGATGAAGCCGATGCCGAAGATGAACGGCATCCAGCGGAACAGCTGCTTTACGGCGTTTTCCATCGTCATAGCTTGGTGATGTCCACACCGCGCTGATCGAGGATCGGCTTGAGCGCGAAATAGGCAGCGCGGGTGCGGTGATTGGGGATGTTGGGGTAGAGGTGGTGTACGATGTGCGTTTCCATGCACATCGACATCACGTGGCCGAGGCGGCTCTTGAACACGTGGGTGTTCTCGTAGCGCCCGGTCTTGCCGGCGCGCGGGTGGTGCGGCGCCCAGCTCAGGTAGAAGCGGATGTAGCTGAGGCCGATATGCCGCGGCAGCCACCAGACCAGCGCGGCCTCCATCGCATAGCCGCTCCAGGCCATGGTGAAGAGCACGGCCATGAACACCAGCTGGAGGACCATGGTCTCCTTGAGCGAGCGCGCGGCCTCAGGCGTGCCCATCTCGTTGAGGATGCGCTTATAGGCGTGGATCGAGCCGTCGACGCCGGGCTGCCGATTATACCAGGTCTTGTACCAGGCCATCAGCGCATTGGGCGCCTCGTCGGTATAGTCCGGGTCCTTGAGCGGGTCGTTGCAGTGGTAGTGATGTTCCAGGTGCATCAACCGCGCCATCGAGAACGGGAACACGATCGGGATCGTCGAGACTTGTCCGACCCACTCGTTGACCCAGCGGTTCTTGCTACCCTTCTGGGCGATGTTCGAATGCATCGCCTCGTGACTGGTGACGTAGCCACCGGTGGCCAGCACGCACGAGATCACGAAGGCGATCGGCAGCGGCACGATGTCGAACATGGTCAGCGGGAACAGACTGACCCACAGCGCGAACCCGCCCCAGGCGGCTACCGCGTACGGCCACATCGCCCCGCCCATGAACTCACGAGCAATCTCGATTTCCTGCTTGCGCAGGTCGCGCCGGGTATGGCGGTCGAGCCCGTCGGGGCCAGTCAGCGGAA
Above is a genomic segment from Altererythrobacter sp. Root672 containing:
- a CDS encoding DUF2332 domain-containing protein, giving the protein MAVTGVMGITDVREAIAWQADHAAKAGATHTARVIRGELAILDTPTELARRMNNWPGLSLEDAMPLRVAGGLHWLSLSGADRRLAPVYAGEITVQALVDELVAAVAVEWDAKLVPWLDSPPQTNEAGRSASIMGGLLWLSQRLGPKFELNEIGASAGVNTMIERYRYDLGGTETGPEGSPMRIVPEWRGPPAPQGEVQIISIRGCDVAPVDLSDPAEALRLKAYVWPDATERMGRIEAATRLAAEKPPLLERKDAEEFVLERLAAPQQEGVTRVLYHSVMWQYLPQAARYAISVAMEQAGARASAEKPLAWVRLETNRVTFRHELTVRYWPGGEDAVMLAEAHPHGAWVEWLG
- the hisG gene encoding ATP phosphoribosyltransferase, giving the protein MTTALTFAVPKGRILDEALPVMARAGVVPESAFNDKGNRALSFATEDGAMRIIRVRAFDVATFVAFGAAHAGIVGSDVIEEFNYSELYAPVDLDIGHCRLSVAEPKDASVYSPGNASHLRVATKYPNLTSRWFERQGIQAECVKLNGAMELAPSLGLSLRIVDLVSSGRTLADNGLVETDVIMPVSARLIVNRAALKTDPRVAQLVERFRALSESEAA
- the thiL gene encoding thiamine-phosphate kinase, yielding MSGESAFIDTLRALAHDPAARSLLDDTAVLQVGTETLVLTHDMMVEGRHFLPSQSQADVAWKLVATNLSDLAAKGAQPLGVLLGYMLAPNQADFAEGLSEALEHFGVPLLGGDTVSGGPPQALGLTAIGRATHSPVPSRSGAKVGDGLWLTGHVGAAMLGFEALRDATGEDSTAYRRPLARLAEGEALAPLVTAMMDVSDGLLLDAWRLAEASQVSLAIDSRAVPIAAPEARRLDALRWGDDYELLFTLPDGVEPPVPASRIGAIEPRGFVPLFLDGEPIANREGLGWEH
- a CDS encoding YybH family protein produces the protein MRAAFLTLAPIALLGACGSSADTASVLETVRATEEAQFQAIAAKDLRGATRNYEDQAILVAHGRAPTVGAAAIGTSYESLLADPNLKIEITPGKAWAASSGDLVVTTHTARVTTTDPATGKPATSATTNQTVWRRDAGDPWKIAADYQMPVTEADEAA
- a CDS encoding DoxX family protein, translating into MNVGYARHGSTGRAAGGDDEMGRTVTSGGLAALLLRLLLGSLFISHLYWKLIILPNGVAGWWSTLSANGYPDFVMAYVLSAEVFGALLLIPGVLTRYVALYAMPMMLGAAHFWLERKGFYFTQAGAELPLVWLALLGLQVVAGDGSHALVASPPLRRLLGRHEAGQAA
- a CDS encoding low temperature requirement protein A — translated: MRDQSGHAPVSYLELFFDLVFVFALTQISHLILETMSWQGLAEAAVAFSAVWLAWIYTTWAANWAEPDRLPVRIMLICVMLASLIMAVVLPHAFEDGGLVFALSYVAIQVGRTLFMVYVMHRSEGGNTRNMLRIAIWFMTSAVIWIAGALLAEGWDRLWWWLAALAIEYAGPFALFRVPFLGRSTLEDWSISGHHLAERCALFIIIALGEGIVVTGGTFAEQEFTATNLTAFLIAFSGSVLMWWIYFDTGARRGSDLIEHHSQPGRVARDAYTYLHMPIVIGMIGGAVADEMLLAHPDHHASRALVAFTCGGLSLYLLGVGQFKKGSSLHLRFPLSHLAGLSLFGWLAIYAWLVHVPALLFGSLGVAVLLLVAVWEWFSLHGGWQERLGRWGN
- the hisD gene encoding histidinol dehydrogenase, whose product is MQRLLTSDPQFERKFARLVDDRRETESDVSSVVSDILDKVRQRGDEAVAEYTARFDRHTLGADDDWRIGPEACKAAYDALEPKLRDALELAAERIRAYHVDQLPRDRDFTDDAGVRLGAKWRAVDAAGLYVPGGRAAYPSSLLMNAIPAKVAGVERIVVATPTPRGESNPLVLAAAHLVGVDEVWRIGGAQAIGALAYGTKRIKPIDVITGPGNDYVAEAKRQLFGVVGIDMVAGPSEILVIADGSNDPDWIAADLLSQAEHDPSSQSILITDDAKFADQVADRVDVQCSMLATEDCARQSWDDNGVLLIVNDLSEAPALANRLAAEHVELAVDDPEALFAELRHAGSVFLGRYTPEAVGDYVAGPNHVLPTGRRARFASGLSVLDFMKRTSFISMDAEALAKIGPAAIALAEMEGLPAHAKSVQLRLK
- a CDS encoding fatty acid desaturase, with product MTDGPIGDEYLLARDGTGVEALAPDTDRSAIPLTGPDGLDRHTRRDLRKQEIEIAREFMGGAMWPYAVAAWGGFALWVSLFPLTMFDIVPLPIAFVISCVLATGGYVTSHEAMHSNIAQKGSKNRWVNEWVGQVSTIPIVFPFSMARLMHLEHHYHCNDPLKDPDYTDEAPNALMAWYKTWYNRQPGVDGSIHAYKRILNEMGTPEAARSLKETMVLQLVFMAVLFTMAWSGYAMEAALVWWLPRHIGLSYIRFYLSWAPHHPRAGKTGRYENTHVFKSRLGHVMSMCMETHIVHHLYPNIPNHRTRAAYFALKPILDQRGVDITKL
- the nusB gene encoding transcription antitermination factor NusB, translating into MNTPARSKARSAARLAAVQALYQRQMENTPLARLLDEFHQHRLGAEIEEEQYIQAEVEFFDDLVSGAIAREEEIDTLIGSKLAEGWSVQRLDKTMLQILRVGAYELLARADIPTGAAISEYVDVAHAFFDAREAKFVNGVLDAVAKVAR